The following is a genomic window from Dermatophilaceae bacterium Soc4.6.
GCTGGCCGAGGTGCACCGACACCTCACCTTCCCCAACGAGCGGCGCATCGCCCAGGTCGCCTGGGAGCGGCTGGCGGGCACCGCGTGAGCCCAGTCGTCAGCCGGCCGACCCGAGCGGGGGAGCGCCTGCGGCGACGACCCGCGCTCGCCGTTAGCGCACTGCTCGTCGTGGTCGGCCTCGTGACGGCGGTTCCACCCGTCGAGGCGGCGGCTGCCGCCTCCCCCGTCGGGTCACCCGTGACCGGCGCGGCGGCCGTCCCCGCCTCGGGGGGCCTCACGTTGCGGTCGATGAGCCCGGGCGTGGTCACCCGCGGGACCGACCTGACCGTCACCGGGGTCCTCGCGGCGGGCGGCGCCGCGATGGTCGCCCCACGGGTCAGCCTCGTGCGGGGGGGCTCGTTGCTCACCACCCGTCAGGACGTCACCGACTGGTCGACCGCGAGCGCGCCGGCCGCGGGTGCCCAGCTGGCCTTGGCGACCCCGACGCCCCGCCTGGCGTCCGGGGGCAGCATCCCCTTCACCCTCACGGTGCCGGCGGGCACGCTGCGCGACAGCGCTCCCTACGGCGTGCTGCCCGTGGCCCTCGAGGTGACCTCCGACCAGGGCACGACGTCGGTGCACACCTTCGTCGGGTGGTATGCCCGCAAGGAGTACGAGCAGCTCGACCTGGCCGTCGTCGCACCCGTCACCCTGCCCGCCGACACCTCGCTCTACGCCGACGACGCCACCGTGCGGGCTCGGGCCTGGCAGCGCGACCTCGGCAGCGGGAGCCGGCTCGACCGCCTCCTGCGCGGCACCGACGCGCCGGGCGCGCCCGTGACCTGGGCGGTGGACCCCGCGGTGCTCGGCCCCGGGCCGAGCGCCCCGTCCGGTGGCTCGACCGGCTCCGGCGGCCCCGCACCGAGCCCGAGCCCGACCTCGAGCCCGACCTCGAGCCCGACCAGCCCGACGGGAGACGCGGGGGCGCAGGCTCCCGGCGCCACCCTGCCCGACCCCGTCACGAGCGCCCAGCAGCGGCTCGCTGCCCGCCTGCGCGACGGCGCCACCCGCCACCCCGTCTGGGCCCTGCCGTATGCCGACCCCGACCTCGCCGCCACGCTCGTCTCCCCCTCGGACCCGCTCGTCAGCGCCGAGATCCGGCGGGCGGGCGCCCTGGGCGGGCAGCTGGGTGGCGCAGCGGTGACCACGGGCATCGCCTGGGCCGTCGACGGGAGCCTGCCCTCCGACCGCGAGATTGGGCTGCGCACGGCCTACGGACCCGGTCTGCGAGGCGCGCTCGTCTCGTCGTCGACGCTGCCGGGCACGTCCGGCTTCAGCGCCACCGCGCCCCACCTCTCACCCGGCGGTCTGCCGGTCGTGGGCTGGGACGACGTGATGAGCAGCCTCACGACCCGCACCCGCACCGTCTCCGACGGGGTGCTCGCCACGCAGGAGCTGGTGGCGCAGACCGCGACGCTCCTCGGCCAGAGCCCCGGTCTGAACCGCAGCTTCCTCATCGCCATCCCCCGCAGCATCGACCCGTCGGCGCAGGCCCTGAGCTCGATGCTCACGGGTCTGGCGGCGGTGCCGTGGGTGCGGATGGGGTCGGCCGATGACCTCGTCAGCGCTGCGGTGGCCTCGGGAGACCCCCTCACGTCGGTGGGCGCCAGCACGTGGCAGGTCGCCCGGCCCGGCCTGACCCCCGACCTGCGCCGCAGCGTCGACGGCACCCGGACGGCCGTCGAGGCGGTCACGACGCTGCTCCCGCGGCGCTCGGGAGAGCTCGGGCTCTGGCAGGACAGTCTCGACCAGGTCGTCTCGAGCCGCTGGCGGGGCCAACCGGCCGGCCCGGCGTCCCTGGTGGGCGCTGCGGCCCGGTGGGCCCGCACGGCCACGACCGGGATCAGGGTCCTGAGCCAGGACACCAACTTCCTGGCCGACGAGGGCATCCTGCAGGTCACGGTGGTCAACGACCTGAGCGAGCCGGTGGCCGGTCTGGTGCTGCGCCTCAGCCCGAGCAACCCCCGGCTGCGGGTGCTCCAGCAGCCCGAGGCCTTCCCCATCGCGGCCCGCAGCCGGGCGACCGTGCGGGTGCGGGTGCAGGCGGTGGCCGCCGGACTGGTGCCCGTCACCGTCTCGCTCCGGTCGAGCGACGGGCTGCCGGTCGGCACGTCGGCGCAGCTCAACATCCGCGCCAATCCCCCGGGGCGCACGTTCTACCTCGCGTCGGGTGCCGTCCTCGTCCTGCTGCTGGTCGTCGGGGTGCTGCGCTCCGTGCGTCGGCGTCGCCGTCCGGTGTCGGCCCCGTAGGATGCGGGCAGCCCCCTGCCGCGTGGTGGTGCTGCGCGACGGACCGTGACGGGTGGGCA
Proteins encoded in this region:
- a CDS encoding DUF6049 family protein → MSPVVSRPTRAGERLRRRPALAVSALLVVVGLVTAVPPVEAAAAASPVGSPVTGAAAVPASGGLTLRSMSPGVVTRGTDLTVTGVLAAGGAAMVAPRVSLVRGGSLLTTRQDVTDWSTASAPAAGAQLALATPTPRLASGGSIPFTLTVPAGTLRDSAPYGVLPVALEVTSDQGTTSVHTFVGWYARKEYEQLDLAVVAPVTLPADTSLYADDATVRARAWQRDLGSGSRLDRLLRGTDAPGAPVTWAVDPAVLGPGPSAPSGGSTGSGGPAPSPSPTSSPTSSPTSPTGDAGAQAPGATLPDPVTSAQQRLAARLRDGATRHPVWALPYADPDLAATLVSPSDPLVSAEIRRAGALGGQLGGAAVTTGIAWAVDGSLPSDREIGLRTAYGPGLRGALVSSSTLPGTSGFSATAPHLSPGGLPVVGWDDVMSSLTTRTRTVSDGVLATQELVAQTATLLGQSPGLNRSFLIAIPRSIDPSAQALSSMLTGLAAVPWVRMGSADDLVSAAVASGDPLTSVGASTWQVARPGLTPDLRRSVDGTRTAVEAVTTLLPRRSGELGLWQDSLDQVVSSRWRGQPAGPASLVGAAARWARTATTGIRVLSQDTNFLADEGILQVTVVNDLSEPVAGLVLRLSPSNPRLRVLQQPEAFPIAARSRATVRVRVQAVAAGLVPVTVSLRSSDGLPVGTSAQLNIRANPPGRTFYLASGAVLVLLLVVGVLRSVRRRRRPVSAP